From a single Columba livia isolate bColLiv1 breed racing homer chromosome 19, bColLiv1.pat.W.v2, whole genome shotgun sequence genomic region:
- the LOC102086427 gene encoding dehydrogenase/reductase SDR family member 4 isoform X3 produces MAAVPPSPPTAPSPPASSLPVSPGAQSPGAMWGRAAVGRLWGRGMAARETQAFREGTQASGGTQEFGKGTQGSGRPLAGKVALVTAATAGIGLAVSRALGVAGASVVLSSRRAPHVEAAVGQLRGEGLEVSGVVCHVGQPHSREVLVQKALDTYGGIDILVSNAAVNPALGPTLDADESVWEKLFQVNVTAAAMLVRLVVPHMERRGGGAIVLVSSVAAYSPFPALGPYSVSKAALLGLVKVLANELRPRGIRVNGVAPGLVRTHFSAAVRGGANGAVGG; encoded by the exons ATGGCCGCcgtcccccccagtccccccactgctcccagtccccccgCTAGTTCCCTCCCAGTGTCCCCGGGGGCACAAAGTCCGGGCGCCATGTGGGGCAGAGCGGCCGTGGGGAGGCTGTGGGGACGGGGCATGGCGGCCAGGGAGACCCAGGCGTtcagggaggggacccaggcgtccggggggacccaggagttcgggaagggaaCCCAGGGGTCCGGGCGGCCGCTGGCGGGGAAAGTGGCCTTGGTGACAGCGGCCACGGCCGG GATCGGGCTGGCAGTGTCGCGGGCTCTGGGGGTCGCGGGGGCCTCTGTTGTTCTCAGTTCCCGCCGTGCCCCACACGtggaggctgctgtggggcagctgcGGGGGGAGGGGCTGGAGGTCAGCGGGGTCGTGTGCcatgtggggcagccccacagccgGGAGGTGCTTGTGCAAAAG GCCCTCGACACCTACGGGGGCATCGACATCCTGGTGTCCAACGCAGCCGTGAACCCTGCCCTGGGCCCCACCCTGGACGCTGACGAGTCGGTGTGGGAGAAG CTCTTCCAGGTCAATGTGACGGCAGCTGCCATGTTGGTTCGGCTGGTGGTGCCGCACATGGAGCGCAGGGG GGGCGGGGCCATTGTACTGGTGTCGTCGGTGGCAGCGTATTCGCCATTCCCG GCGCTGGGTCCCTACAGCGTCAGCAAGGCGGCGCTGCTGGGACTGGTGAAGGTTTTGGCCAATGAGCTGCGGCCCCGCGGGATCCGCGTCAACGGCGTCGCGCCCGGATTGGTCCGGACCCACTTCAGCGCTGCTGTGAGGGGCGGGGCCAATGGGG CTGTGGGAGGATGA
- the LOC102086427 gene encoding dehydrogenase/reductase SDR family member 4 isoform X2, with translation MAAVPPSPPTAPSPPASSLPVSPGAQSPGAMWGRAAVGRLWGRGMAARETQAFREGTQASGGTQEFGKGTQGSGRPLAGKVALVTAATAGIGLAVSRALGVAGASVVLSSRRAPHVEAAVGQLRGEGLEVSGVVCHVGQPHSREVLVQKALDTYGGIDILVSNAAVNPALGPTLDADESVWEKALGPYSVSKAALLGLVKVLANELRPRGIRVNGVAPGLVRTHFSAALWEDEPTLQRVMAAMGIDRLGTPEDVAKVVTFLCSPDAAYVVGETLVVAGGAPSHL, from the exons ATGGCCGCcgtcccccccagtccccccactgctcccagtccccccgCTAGTTCCCTCCCAGTGTCCCCGGGGGCACAAAGTCCGGGCGCCATGTGGGGCAGAGCGGCCGTGGGGAGGCTGTGGGGACGGGGCATGGCGGCCAGGGAGACCCAGGCGTtcagggaggggacccaggcgtccggggggacccaggagttcgggaagggaaCCCAGGGGTCCGGGCGGCCGCTGGCGGGGAAAGTGGCCTTGGTGACAGCGGCCACGGCCGG GATCGGGCTGGCAGTGTCGCGGGCTCTGGGGGTCGCGGGGGCCTCTGTTGTTCTCAGTTCCCGCCGTGCCCCACACGtggaggctgctgtggggcagctgcGGGGGGAGGGGCTGGAGGTCAGCGGGGTCGTGTGCcatgtggggcagccccacagccgGGAGGTGCTTGTGCAAAAG GCCCTCGACACCTACGGGGGCATCGACATCCTGGTGTCCAACGCAGCCGTGAACCCTGCCCTGGGCCCCACCCTGGACGCTGACGAGTCGGTGTGGGAGAAG GCGCTGGGTCCCTACAGCGTCAGCAAGGCGGCGCTGCTGGGACTGGTGAAGGTTTTGGCCAATGAGCTGCGGCCCCGCGGGATCCGCGTCAACGGCGTCGCGCCCGGATTGGTCCGGACCCACTTCAGCGCTGCT CTGTGGGAGGATGAGCCCACGCTGCAGCGCGTCATGGCCGCCATGGGCATCGACAG GCTGGGCACCCCAGAGGACGTGGCCAAGGTCGTAACCTTCCTGTGCTCACCTGACGCTGCCTACGTGGTGGGAGAGACCCTGGTGGTGGCCGGGGGGGCGCCCTCCCACCTCTAG
- the LOC102086427 gene encoding dehydrogenase/reductase SDR family member 4 isoform X1 produces MAAVPPSPPTAPSPPASSLPVSPGAQSPGAMWGRAAVGRLWGRGMAARETQAFREGTQASGGTQEFGKGTQGSGRPLAGKVALVTAATAGIGLAVSRALGVAGASVVLSSRRAPHVEAAVGQLRGEGLEVSGVVCHVGQPHSREVLVQKALDTYGGIDILVSNAAVNPALGPTLDADESVWEKLFQVNVTAAAMLVRLVVPHMERRGGGAIVLVSSVAAYSPFPALGPYSVSKAALLGLVKVLANELRPRGIRVNGVAPGLVRTHFSAALWEDEPTLQRVMAAMGIDRLGTPEDVAKVVTFLCSPDAAYVVGETLVVAGGAPSHL; encoded by the exons ATGGCCGCcgtcccccccagtccccccactgctcccagtccccccgCTAGTTCCCTCCCAGTGTCCCCGGGGGCACAAAGTCCGGGCGCCATGTGGGGCAGAGCGGCCGTGGGGAGGCTGTGGGGACGGGGCATGGCGGCCAGGGAGACCCAGGCGTtcagggaggggacccaggcgtccggggggacccaggagttcgggaagggaaCCCAGGGGTCCGGGCGGCCGCTGGCGGGGAAAGTGGCCTTGGTGACAGCGGCCACGGCCGG GATCGGGCTGGCAGTGTCGCGGGCTCTGGGGGTCGCGGGGGCCTCTGTTGTTCTCAGTTCCCGCCGTGCCCCACACGtggaggctgctgtggggcagctgcGGGGGGAGGGGCTGGAGGTCAGCGGGGTCGTGTGCcatgtggggcagccccacagccgGGAGGTGCTTGTGCAAAAG GCCCTCGACACCTACGGGGGCATCGACATCCTGGTGTCCAACGCAGCCGTGAACCCTGCCCTGGGCCCCACCCTGGACGCTGACGAGTCGGTGTGGGAGAAG CTCTTCCAGGTCAATGTGACGGCAGCTGCCATGTTGGTTCGGCTGGTGGTGCCGCACATGGAGCGCAGGGG GGGCGGGGCCATTGTACTGGTGTCGTCGGTGGCAGCGTATTCGCCATTCCCG GCGCTGGGTCCCTACAGCGTCAGCAAGGCGGCGCTGCTGGGACTGGTGAAGGTTTTGGCCAATGAGCTGCGGCCCCGCGGGATCCGCGTCAACGGCGTCGCGCCCGGATTGGTCCGGACCCACTTCAGCGCTGCT CTGTGGGAGGATGAGCCCACGCTGCAGCGCGTCATGGCCGCCATGGGCATCGACAG GCTGGGCACCCCAGAGGACGTGGCCAAGGTCGTAACCTTCCTGTGCTCACCTGACGCTGCCTACGTGGTGGGAGAGACCCTGGTGGTGGCCGGGGGGGCGCCCTCCCACCTCTAG